A genomic window from Pseudomonas leptonychotis includes:
- the hemJ gene encoding protoporphyrinogen oxidase HemJ has product MLYLWLKAFHIIAMVCWFAGLFYLPRLFVYHAMSTDEVSRERFCIMERKLYRGIMWPSLILTVGLGLWLISLNPSHYFSQGWMHAKLSLVLLLVVYQFMCGAQIKAFTRGENQRGHVFYRWFNEAPVLALLGIVILVVVRPF; this is encoded by the coding sequence ATGCTCTATCTGTGGCTCAAGGCTTTCCACATCATCGCTATGGTGTGCTGGTTCGCCGGCCTGTTCTATCTGCCGCGCCTGTTCGTCTACCACGCCATGAGCACCGATGAGGTCAGCCGCGAGCGCTTCTGCATCATGGAACGCAAGCTGTATCGCGGGATCATGTGGCCGTCGCTGATTCTCACCGTCGGCCTGGGCCTGTGGCTGATCAGCCTTAACCCCAGCCACTACTTCAGCCAGGGCTGGATGCACGCCAAGCTGAGCCTGGTGCTGCTGCTGGTGGTCTACCAGTTTATGTGCGGCGCCCAGATCAAGGCGTTTACCCGTGGCGAGAATCAACGCGGCCATGTGTTCTACCGCTGGTTTAATGAAGCGCCCGTGCTGGCCTTGCTTGGCATTGTCATTCTGGTCG
- a CDS encoding bactofilin family protein, with translation MWNKDKARTDVQRFAGKTSLIAVGAELHGDLRFQGAVQVDGKVVGNLVASEGMVRVSVQGRVEGEIRAPHIVIDGEVVGDVHASGHLELGARARVRGNLYYALMEMAMGAQIEGRLCRLQDEARPLELPQSLDDAQ, from the coding sequence ATGTGGAATAAAGACAAAGCACGTACTGACGTGCAGCGTTTCGCCGGTAAGACCAGCCTGATTGCGGTGGGTGCTGAGCTGCATGGTGATCTGCGCTTTCAAGGCGCTGTACAAGTTGATGGCAAGGTCGTCGGCAATCTAGTAGCCAGCGAGGGCATGGTGCGCGTCAGCGTGCAGGGCCGGGTTGAAGGTGAGATCCGCGCCCCCCATATAGTGATTGATGGTGAAGTGGTCGGCGATGTGCATGCCAGTGGCCACCTTGAGCTGGGCGCGCGGGCGCGAGTGCGTGGCAATCTGTATTACGCATTGATGGAAATGGCCATGGGCGCGCAAATCGAAGGCCGGCTCTGCCGCCTGCAAGACGAAGCGCGGCCGCTGGAGTTGCCGCAAAGTCTCGATGACGCACAATAG
- the erpA gene encoding iron-sulfur cluster insertion protein ErpA, which produces MSVETFIPSAMQFTQGAANKVKNLVDEEGNPRLKLRVFVTGGGCSGFQYGFTFDEEVADDDTIIEREGVSLVVDPMSFQYLAGAEVDYQEGLEGSRFVINNPNATTTCGCGSSFSI; this is translated from the coding sequence ATGAGCGTTGAAACCTTCATCCCTAGCGCGATGCAATTTACGCAGGGCGCGGCGAACAAGGTGAAGAACCTGGTCGATGAAGAAGGCAACCCGCGTTTGAAATTGCGTGTGTTTGTAACGGGAGGCGGCTGTTCCGGCTTTCAGTACGGCTTCACCTTCGACGAAGAAGTGGCAGATGACGACACCATCATTGAGCGCGAAGGCGTTAGCCTGGTGGTCGATCCGATGAGCTTCCAGTACCTGGCGGGTGCCGAAGTTGATTACCAAGAAGGGTTGGAGGGTTCGCGTTTCGTCATCAACAACCCAAACGCGACCACGACCTGCGGTTGTGGCTCTTCGTTCTCGATCTGA
- a CDS encoding DUF6776 family protein translates to MLVVLLVLCIPLAFYAGTCWQQRIQPAVSEVQPAVAVHDEQLNRELDELRQRVAVLSSVEKVSQQATEQSRLTIKLLEEQIYTQQQDLAFYKGVLAPASRREGLRIKTFELQATDRPEHFRYKILLSRVGKGEAPLEGQLQVSIVGKQGEQDVTLELADLGADLPDALPEQPIAFAFKHFQAIPEAGRFAELKLPEGFIPREIKVRAEVKGEKPLLRTFKWNKEE, encoded by the coding sequence ATGCTCGTCGTGCTGCTGGTGCTGTGTATTCCTCTGGCATTCTATGCAGGCACTTGCTGGCAGCAGCGTATACAGCCTGCGGTGAGTGAGGTGCAGCCTGCCGTGGCAGTGCATGATGAGCAGCTGAATCGCGAACTCGATGAGTTGCGTCAGCGCGTGGCGGTGCTCAGTAGCGTGGAAAAAGTCAGCCAGCAAGCCACCGAGCAGAGCCGTCTGACTATCAAACTGTTGGAGGAGCAAATCTACACACAGCAACAGGATCTGGCCTTCTATAAAGGTGTTCTGGCGCCTGCCAGCCGTCGCGAAGGGCTGCGCATCAAGACCTTTGAGCTGCAGGCCACGGACAGGCCTGAGCATTTCCGCTACAAGATACTCCTGAGCCGTGTAGGTAAAGGTGAGGCGCCGCTGGAGGGCCAGTTGCAGGTGTCGATCGTCGGCAAGCAGGGCGAACAGGATGTCACGCTCGAGCTGGCGGATCTGGGCGCAGACTTGCCCGATGCCCTACCTGAGCAGCCGATAGCCTTCGCCTTCAAGCACTTCCAGGCCATACCCGAGGCTGGGCGCTTCGCTGAGTTGAAGTTGCCTGAGGGTTTTATCCCGCGCGAGATCAAGGTGCGTGCCGAGGTAAAGGGCGAGAAACCTTTGCTGCGCACATTCAAATGGAACAAAGAGGAGTGA
- the argC gene encoding N-acetyl-gamma-glutamyl-phosphate reductase: protein MIKVGIVGGTGYTGVELLRLLAQHPQAQVEVITSRSEAGMRVDEMYPNLRGHYDNLAFSVPDAVTLGACDVVFFATPHGVAHALAGELLAAGTKVIDLSADFRLQDADEWAKWYGQPHGAPDLLPEAVYGLPEVNRETIKQARLIAVPGCYPTAAQLALIPLLEAGLADTTQIIADCKSGVSGAGRGASVGSLFSEAGESMKAYGVKGHRHLPEIRQGLRRAAGKDVGLTFVPHLTPMIRGIHATLYATVVDRSVDLQALFEKRYANEPFVDVMPAGSHPETRSVRGANVCRIAVHRPQDGDLVVVLSVIDNLVKGASGQAVQNMNILFGLDERLGLSHAGMLP from the coding sequence ATGATCAAGGTCGGAATCGTCGGCGGCACGGGTTATACCGGCGTCGAGCTGTTGCGTTTATTGGCGCAGCACCCGCAAGCACAGGTTGAGGTGATTACCTCGCGCTCCGAGGCGGGCATGCGTGTCGATGAGATGTATCCGAACCTGCGCGGTCATTACGACAACCTGGCCTTTAGCGTGCCGGATGCCGTTACGTTAGGCGCTTGCGATGTGGTGTTCTTCGCTACGCCGCACGGGGTGGCCCATGCCTTGGCCGGTGAGTTACTGGCAGCCGGTACCAAAGTGATCGACCTGTCCGCCGATTTTCGTTTGCAGGATGCCGATGAATGGGCCAAGTGGTACGGCCAGCCGCACGGCGCCCCGGACTTGCTACCTGAGGCGGTTTACGGGCTGCCTGAAGTCAACCGTGAGACGATCAAGCAGGCGCGCCTGATTGCCGTGCCAGGCTGTTATCCCACCGCTGCACAGTTGGCGCTGATTCCGCTGCTGGAAGCGGGTTTGGCCGATACCACGCAGATTATTGCTGACTGCAAATCCGGCGTCAGTGGTGCCGGGCGTGGTGCCAGTGTCGGTTCACTGTTCAGCGAAGCAGGCGAAAGCATGAAGGCCTACGGGGTTAAAGGTCATCGCCACTTGCCGGAAATCCGCCAGGGGCTGCGCCGGGCTGCAGGTAAAGATGTGGGGCTGACGTTTGTGCCGCACCTAACGCCGATGATCCGCGGTATTCACGCCACGCTTTACGCCACCGTAGTGGATCGCTCGGTGGACCTGCAGGCGCTGTTCGAGAAGCGTTATGCCAATGAGCCTTTTGTGGATGTGATGCCTGCAGGCAGCCATCCGGAAACCCGCAGCGTGCGTGGGGCCAACGTCTGTCGTATTGCCGTGCACCGGCCGCAGGATGGTGACCTGGTGGTGGTGTTGTCAGTGATCGATAACCTGGTCAAAGGCGCGTCGGGTCAGGCGGTACAGAACATGAACATCCTTTTCGGTCTTGATGAGCGCCTAGGCCTTTCCCATGCAGGCATGCTGCCCTGA